Within the Bacillus horti genome, the region ACTGTTTGGGCATTTACCTTTATTACGCTCGGCAACATGTTAGGGTATAAGTGGATTTTGGTTGAGCACTATGTGAAAAAGTATGCTCTCCATGCTTTGGCTGGAATTATTCTAGTCGCTATCATTCTCTTCGTTGTTTATAAAAGAAAACAAAAGAAACGAAAATAACTTGTCTAATCTGGCTCTACCTCTCATAAGCATGTACGAATGAGACATTCAACAAATGAGGTGGAGCTATGAAAAAACAGCTTACTTTAGCCCTGCAAATTGCAGCTACATATATTGGGACTGTTGTAGGTGCTGGTTTTGCGACAGGACAGGAGATTGTTCAATTTTTTACAAGGCACTATCATTGGGGAGTCTTAGGCATTATAGGGAGTATGTTTTTATTCATTTGGCTTGGTAAAAAAATGATGCTCCTTTCCCATCACATAGGTGCGTATTCCTATCAGGAGCTGAATCAGTATTTGTTTGGTAAGGGGCTTGGCGCTGTAGCGAATGGGTTTGTGTTTTTTATTCTGTTTGGTGTTACATCGGTCATGCTTTCGGGGACAGGTGCTATTTTCGAGGAACAGCTTGGCTTACCGTTCCAAGTTGGCATATTAGTGACTCTGGCCCTTTCTTTTTTAGTTATTTTAAAGGGGATGAAGGGTCTTTTTATTGTGAATTCTCTTGTGGTTCCCATGATGCTGACCTTTACTATCATTATTGCCTTTAAGGTTGGCATGACGGCTCCCAATGGAATAGGTTCAGTATTTAACCTAGGTAGCTGGAGTGGAAATTGGCAGGGCTGGTCTTGGGTGAGTAGTGCACTGACGTATGTAGCGTTTAATCTGGCGATGGCGCAGGCAGTTCTAGTTCCTTTAGGTAAAGAGGTTACGAGTGTTAGAGCCTTGCATTTAGGAGGGCTTTTAGGTGGTTTGGGTTTAGGGTTTATGCTTTTAACAAGTCATTTTGCTTTGGTTACCTTGATGCCAGAGGCTCTGCACTTTGATATTCCCATCGCATTTGTGATTAAGGAATTTGGGTGGCTTGTTTTGCTTCTCTTTTTGCTTGTAATCTATGGAGAGGTTTTTACAACACTGATTGGCAATGTATTTGGCCTGAACAGGCAAATCATTAGCTTAGTTAAGCTGCCGGAAAAATGGGTCATTGCAATGATCTTATTAACCAGCTTTGTAATCAGTCAGATCGGCTTTAGCTCATTAGTATCCTATTTGTATCCGATCTTTGGTTATATGGGTCTTGCGTTACTTTTAATGCTAGCGGTGAGGAAGATACCACAAATAAAACAATAAAAATGAATCCAGTATTTAGGTTTCTAAAAAGAAGACGGGCTAAAGGATAAAGTCTGTCTTTTTTCTGTTTACAAGATGACAAAACATATGCTTAAATAAAATAAACTGACTAGTCGTTTTAAATGGGTGTAAAATCCTTTGATGATTAAGGTAAAGGACTTTGCTATGAAATAAGCGTAACTAATTTATGATAGAAAGGTAGAAACCTATGATAACAATGAAAAGATTAACGGAGTGTACCTTAGCAGAAAGTGTTCAAGCGTGGAATGAGGGGTTCGAAGGGTATTATTTTAATGCAACCACATCAGCAGAAGCTTTTATCCAAAGAATGATGCAGGAGGACCTATCACCAGACTATTCAATTGTGGCGTTTAAAGAAGGAAAGCCAGTGGGCATAGTTTTACACGGAATTCGCGATGTGAAGGAACATAAATTGGCTTGGAATGGTGGGACAGGTGTAGCGACTGAGGTTAGGAAAATGGGAGTTGGTCGCTTATTGATGGAAGAGAGCCTGAAGGTTTTACAGGAGGCAGGTGTAACACTGGCCACTTTGGAGGCAATAAGTGAGAATCATAAGGCTATTGGACTCTATGAAAAAATGGGGTATCAGGTGATTGATCAGCTCGAGCACTTGGGACTTAACGGGTCACAATCGAATAAAAGCTTTGCAGAGCTGGAGAATAAAGATTTTAGCGTTCAGCACACTCTTCCCCAACTAGTAGGAAATCTATCCTTCTATAAAGATACGAATCCATGGCAAACACAATGGCCTAATACGAAAAATGGCGAGGCTATCATTGTCCGTGATACGGAAGGCAAGCAAGAACTAGGTTATGCTTTTTATCGCCGAGTATTTAATAAGCAGGGTGAGCATACCAAAACGATTTTAAATCAATGTGAGCCTCATCCAGGGCTAGCGGAGGCCGAAGCTGAAAAGGTCATCAAATCTATGCTATCAGATGTTTTTGGAGCCTTTTCAGAGAATATTGATCGAGTCATTCCCAACCTACCTTTAGAGCAAAGTAAGCTT harbors:
- a CDS encoding GNAT family N-acetyltransferase encodes the protein MITMKRLTECTLAESVQAWNEGFEGYYFNATTSAEAFIQRMMQEDLSPDYSIVAFKEGKPVGIVLHGIRDVKEHKLAWNGGTGVATEVRKMGVGRLLMEESLKVLQEAGVTLATLEAISENHKAIGLYEKMGYQVIDQLEHLGLNGSQSNKSFAELENKDFSVQHTLPQLVGNLSFYKDTNPWQTQWPNTKNGEAIIVRDTEGKQELGYAFYRRVFNKQGEHTKTILNQCEPHPGLAEAEAEKVIKSMLSDVFGAFSENIDRVIPNLPLEQSKLTYKVLTELGFTTKAKQVFMVKKL